In Onychostoma macrolepis isolate SWU-2019 chromosome 14, ASM1243209v1, whole genome shotgun sequence, a single window of DNA contains:
- the LOC131552865 gene encoding EF-hand calcium-binding domain-containing protein 9-like isoform X3 produces MKHVTTMGKKHIMLTFDMLDWDADGEIGFEEFYMMVCILLSSEHDVEETFICHHFLPVFELLDMDGSKTINLKEFKASGFLFNLKGSDFKKILNLFDITGDECLNLSEFQKFTMMCMDAQKEFKRKRGKLHRLVDICTYFAKEEDELHLLD; encoded by the exons ATGAAGCATGTGACAACAATGGGGAAGAAACACATAATGCTGACGTTCGACATGCTGGATTGGGATGCTGATGGAGAAATTGGTTTTGAGGAGTTTTATATGATGGTCTGCATTTTGCTCAGTAGTGAA CACGATGTGGAAGAGACCTTCATCTGTCACCATTTCCTCCCTGTCTTTGAGCTGTTGGATATGGACGGTAGCAAAACCATCAACCTGAAAGAGTTTAAGGCATCCGGATTCCTTTTCAACCTCAAGGGTTCTGATTTCAAAAAGATTTTGAACCTGTTTGACATCACTGGGGACGAG TGCCTGAATCTGAGTGAGTTTCAGAAGTTTACCATGATGTGCATGGATGCCCAAAAGGAGTTTAAGAGAAAACGTGGAAAATTACACCGTCTCGTGGACATCTGCACATATTTTGCGAAAGAAGAAGATGAACTTCATTTACTTGACTGA
- the LOC131552865 gene encoding EF-hand calcium-binding domain-containing protein 9-like isoform X2 — MVRCKRNRRPTKSHIQFYHFMKHVTTMGKKHIMLTFDMLDWDADGEIGFEEFYMMVCILLSSEHDVEETFICHHFLPVFELLDMDGSKTINLKEFKASGFLFNLKGSDFKKILNLFDITGDECLNLSEFQKFTMMCMDAQKEFKRKRGKLHRLVDICTYFAKEEDELHLLD, encoded by the exons ATGGTTCGCTGCAAACGCAATCGTAGGCCTACCAAATCGC ACATTCAGTTCTACCATTTCATGAAGCATGTGACAACAATGGGGAAGAAACACATAATGCTGACGTTCGACATGCTGGATTGGGATGCTGATGGAGAAATTGGTTTTGAGGAGTTTTATATGATGGTCTGCATTTTGCTCAGTAGTGAA CACGATGTGGAAGAGACCTTCATCTGTCACCATTTCCTCCCTGTCTTTGAGCTGTTGGATATGGACGGTAGCAAAACCATCAACCTGAAAGAGTTTAAGGCATCCGGATTCCTTTTCAACCTCAAGGGTTCTGATTTCAAAAAGATTTTGAACCTGTTTGACATCACTGGGGACGAG TGCCTGAATCTGAGTGAGTTTCAGAAGTTTACCATGATGTGCATGGATGCCCAAAAGGAGTTTAAGAGAAAACGTGGAAAATTACACCGTCTCGTGGACATCTGCACATATTTTGCGAAAGAAGAAGATGAACTTCATTTACTTGACTGA
- the il12ba gene encoding interleukin 12Ba isoform X3: MFFLFLSTLLFLQSSADGSIKTAESYWTLKPNVLVVNVDASEDVNMVPLICGEAYEGKNITWTRNNDENLEAHGNRIVVTVEAWKGGNYSCFNSEGSYLNHTLVLAQWTFRKIIKNNPEKGYIDCSTNNYGGSFKCKWEWGENRNGHVVHIKATRPGGSNISCSLDDREQSITCLDHDYCPYAEEVERINLTIFFRSSFVVESYNTKFYIMDIVRPDIVPISRINKTSVEVRYPHSWNTPSSYFPLMFQVVRCRKREKCDCSKPNLQEILFTQSHQLPVKKGMCVCVRARDEFCNSSWSDWSQYKCKTRKNGKQRNREPKLKML, from the exons atgttttttctctttttgagTACATTGTTGTTTCTCCAGTCCTCTGCTGACGGATCCATCAAAACAGCAGAGAGTTACTGGACACTTAAACCAAATG TGCTTGTAGTGAATGTCGATGCAAGTGAAGATGTCAACATGGTGCCACTTATCTGTGGAGAAGCCTATGAAGGGAAAAATATTACATGGACCAGAAACAACGATGAAAATCTGGAGGCTCATGGAAACAGGATTGTCGTCACAGTGGAGGCCTGGAAGGGGGGCAACTACTCCTGTTTCAACAGTGAGGGATCCTATCTAAACCACACTCTGGTGCTGGCTCAGTGGACCTTCAGGAAGATTATCAAGAATAATCCTGAGAAAG GTTACATTGATTGTTCAACAAATAACTACGGAGGTTCCTTCAAATGTAAATGGGAATGGGGTGAGAACAGGAATGGCCATGTTGTTCATATCAAAGCCACACG CCCTGGTGGAAGCAACATCAGCTGCAGTCTGGATGACAGAGAACAGTCTATTACATGCTTAGACCATGACTACTGTCCCTATGCTGAGGAGGTGGAGCGCATCAACCTGACCATATTCTTCAGAAGCAGCTTTGTTGTTGAATCCTACAATACAAAGTTCTACATCATGGATATCG TGAGGCCTGATATTGTGCCTATTAGTAGGATCAATAAAACCTCTGTAGAGGTCAGATATCCACACTCCTGGAACACACCATCATCCTACTTCCCTCTCATGTTCCAAGTGGTTCGCTGTCGGAAACGCGAAAAATGCGACTGCTCCAAACCGAACTTACAAGAG ATTTTATTCACACAAAGTCACCAGCTGCCAGTGAAAAaagggatgtgtgtgtgtgtgagagccaGGGATGAATTCTGTAATTCCTCATGGAGTGACTGGAGCCAGTACAA ATGCAAAACCAGAAAGAACGGCAAGCAGAGGAACCGAGAACCAAAGTTAAAGATGCTATAA
- the LOC131552865 gene encoding EF-hand calcium-binding domain-containing protein 9-like isoform X1 encodes MKLKKGVFFEYLNLNKFHCLLSLTNTKIIYDYFCLLDIHEKKTLNDIQFYHFMKHVTTMGKKHIMLTFDMLDWDADGEIGFEEFYMMVCILLSSEHDVEETFICHHFLPVFELLDMDGSKTINLKEFKASGFLFNLKGSDFKKILNLFDITGDECLNLSEFQKFTMMCMDAQKEFKRKRGKLHRLVDICTYFAKEEDELHLLD; translated from the exons ATGAAGTTAAAAAAGGGGGTTTTCTTCgaatatttgaatttaaacaagTTTCATTGCCTTCTCTCACTGactaacactaaaataatttatgattatttttgtcTTCTGGACATTCATgagaaaaaaacactgaatg ACATTCAGTTCTACCATTTCATGAAGCATGTGACAACAATGGGGAAGAAACACATAATGCTGACGTTCGACATGCTGGATTGGGATGCTGATGGAGAAATTGGTTTTGAGGAGTTTTATATGATGGTCTGCATTTTGCTCAGTAGTGAA CACGATGTGGAAGAGACCTTCATCTGTCACCATTTCCTCCCTGTCTTTGAGCTGTTGGATATGGACGGTAGCAAAACCATCAACCTGAAAGAGTTTAAGGCATCCGGATTCCTTTTCAACCTCAAGGGTTCTGATTTCAAAAAGATTTTGAACCTGTTTGACATCACTGGGGACGAG TGCCTGAATCTGAGTGAGTTTCAGAAGTTTACCATGATGTGCATGGATGCCCAAAAGGAGTTTAAGAGAAAACGTGGAAAATTACACCGTCTCGTGGACATCTGCACATATTTTGCGAAAGAAGAAGATGAACTTCATTTACTTGACTGA
- the il12ba gene encoding interleukin 12Ba isoform X1: MHFKAKLGFILTLHTNMFFLFLSTLLFLQSSADGSIKTAESYWTLKPNVLVVNVDASEDVNMVPLICGEAYEGKNITWTRNNDENLEAHGNRIVVTVEAWKGGNYSCFNSEGSYLNHTLVLAQWTFRKIIKNNPEKGYIDCSTNNYGGSFKCKWEWGENRNGHVVHIKATRPGGSNISCSLDDREQSITCLDHDYCPYAEEVERINLTIFFRSSFVVESYNTKFYIMDIVRPDIVPISRINKTSVEVRYPHSWNTPSSYFPLMFQVVRCRKREKCDCSKPNLQEILFTQSHQLPVKKGMCVCVRARDEFCNSSWSDWSQYKCKTRKNGKQRNREPKLKML; encoded by the exons atgcattttaaagcaaagttggggtttattttgactttacatacaaac atgttttttctctttttgagTACATTGTTGTTTCTCCAGTCCTCTGCTGACGGATCCATCAAAACAGCAGAGAGTTACTGGACACTTAAACCAAATG TGCTTGTAGTGAATGTCGATGCAAGTGAAGATGTCAACATGGTGCCACTTATCTGTGGAGAAGCCTATGAAGGGAAAAATATTACATGGACCAGAAACAACGATGAAAATCTGGAGGCTCATGGAAACAGGATTGTCGTCACAGTGGAGGCCTGGAAGGGGGGCAACTACTCCTGTTTCAACAGTGAGGGATCCTATCTAAACCACACTCTGGTGCTGGCTCAGTGGACCTTCAGGAAGATTATCAAGAATAATCCTGAGAAAG GTTACATTGATTGTTCAACAAATAACTACGGAGGTTCCTTCAAATGTAAATGGGAATGGGGTGAGAACAGGAATGGCCATGTTGTTCATATCAAAGCCACACG CCCTGGTGGAAGCAACATCAGCTGCAGTCTGGATGACAGAGAACAGTCTATTACATGCTTAGACCATGACTACTGTCCCTATGCTGAGGAGGTGGAGCGCATCAACCTGACCATATTCTTCAGAAGCAGCTTTGTTGTTGAATCCTACAATACAAAGTTCTACATCATGGATATCG TGAGGCCTGATATTGTGCCTATTAGTAGGATCAATAAAACCTCTGTAGAGGTCAGATATCCACACTCCTGGAACACACCATCATCCTACTTCCCTCTCATGTTCCAAGTGGTTCGCTGTCGGAAACGCGAAAAATGCGACTGCTCCAAACCGAACTTACAAGAG ATTTTATTCACACAAAGTCACCAGCTGCCAGTGAAAAaagggatgtgtgtgtgtgtgagagccaGGGATGAATTCTGTAATTCCTCATGGAGTGACTGGAGCCAGTACAA ATGCAAAACCAGAAAGAACGGCAAGCAGAGGAACCGAGAACCAAAGTTAAAGATGCTATAA
- the il12ba gene encoding interleukin 12Ba isoform X2: protein MMFFLFLSTLLFLQSSADGSIKTAESYWTLKPNVLVVNVDASEDVNMVPLICGEAYEGKNITWTRNNDENLEAHGNRIVVTVEAWKGGNYSCFNSEGSYLNHTLVLAQWTFRKIIKNNPEKGYIDCSTNNYGGSFKCKWEWGENRNGHVVHIKATRPGGSNISCSLDDREQSITCLDHDYCPYAEEVERINLTIFFRSSFVVESYNTKFYIMDIVRPDIVPISRINKTSVEVRYPHSWNTPSSYFPLMFQVVRCRKREKCDCSKPNLQEILFTQSHQLPVKKGMCVCVRARDEFCNSSWSDWSQYKCKTRKNGKQRNREPKLKML from the exons ATG atgttttttctctttttgagTACATTGTTGTTTCTCCAGTCCTCTGCTGACGGATCCATCAAAACAGCAGAGAGTTACTGGACACTTAAACCAAATG TGCTTGTAGTGAATGTCGATGCAAGTGAAGATGTCAACATGGTGCCACTTATCTGTGGAGAAGCCTATGAAGGGAAAAATATTACATGGACCAGAAACAACGATGAAAATCTGGAGGCTCATGGAAACAGGATTGTCGTCACAGTGGAGGCCTGGAAGGGGGGCAACTACTCCTGTTTCAACAGTGAGGGATCCTATCTAAACCACACTCTGGTGCTGGCTCAGTGGACCTTCAGGAAGATTATCAAGAATAATCCTGAGAAAG GTTACATTGATTGTTCAACAAATAACTACGGAGGTTCCTTCAAATGTAAATGGGAATGGGGTGAGAACAGGAATGGCCATGTTGTTCATATCAAAGCCACACG CCCTGGTGGAAGCAACATCAGCTGCAGTCTGGATGACAGAGAACAGTCTATTACATGCTTAGACCATGACTACTGTCCCTATGCTGAGGAGGTGGAGCGCATCAACCTGACCATATTCTTCAGAAGCAGCTTTGTTGTTGAATCCTACAATACAAAGTTCTACATCATGGATATCG TGAGGCCTGATATTGTGCCTATTAGTAGGATCAATAAAACCTCTGTAGAGGTCAGATATCCACACTCCTGGAACACACCATCATCCTACTTCCCTCTCATGTTCCAAGTGGTTCGCTGTCGGAAACGCGAAAAATGCGACTGCTCCAAACCGAACTTACAAGAG ATTTTATTCACACAAAGTCACCAGCTGCCAGTGAAAAaagggatgtgtgtgtgtgtgagagccaGGGATGAATTCTGTAATTCCTCATGGAGTGACTGGAGCCAGTACAA ATGCAAAACCAGAAAGAACGGCAAGCAGAGGAACCGAGAACCAAAGTTAAAGATGCTATAA